The genomic DNA CAAGGAAAGTTTTCATTGAATAAGTTATTCCTTTGACTTGTTCCACTAAGTCATTTTGCACCTCACCAAAATGCAGAACAGTACCATCTGCAGGGCTCACCTAGGAAGAgtgaatgaaatttaacaagGTTTCAAACAGGATTACTCCTCCAGCTCCAGAAAATTAGCTGTAGTTTGACCATTAATTTATAACCGACCCATTTAAAAAGATCctatgaaaaggaaataaatgtttgAAGAAATGACACCTTCCTACTGAcaaatcataaaataaaatgaGCACTTACGATACAACTTGCATCACAGATTCTTCTTGCATCAGGTTTAAGTTGTCTTCTGAAGAAGGCTCCGAGACTTGAATAGTTAACAATTTCTTCCTCTACAGCTTCAGTAACATTACAGGCAAAATACCACGAATATGAGCCAATGATGGGTTTACGTAACCATGGTGGCAAGTCAATATCACAAACTGCTCCTAAAGCACGTGAACAAGCTCTTGTGGGCAATTTCTTGAACAATGCAACCTGAAATGATTACAAAGTGGGTAATTTAGCTAAAAATTCACCCGTTTAAGTGAAACTCGAACTCGCGTGACACCAAGAGACGTCTCAGTTACGCAACCTCACCTGCCATTGACTAGGTTCAAGAGATTCACCAGCATGTAATTTACGTTTTTCTCTCTCCCTGATGTGCCAGAATTGTTGATAACAAACGTAAGCGAAGCCAACACTCGCTGGGATACTGAACCATCGGAGGGTTCGCATGTAACTTCTTACAGCGGTTCCAAGTCTTCGGGCGcctgaagatgaaaagaaacaatttcaatttctcctcaacttatttgaaaattatGAGCAGCGAAAGATTTATCAGACTCCGTTCGCTCAATAGGCGTCAAGGTAAAGATTAGCTAGGAGTTAAGAGGGTACAGGTTTCGCGTGGGCATGTGACTAAAATCGATTAGTTTCTCGCACTCTCGGCCATGGCTTTCCCAGAGTTGCAAGGTAACCTCCCTTCTGTGTACCGATTGCCTTACCTCTTTGAGAATGCGAAAACGAACGATAGAATCCAAGGATTGTAACTTTACTGTACAGAATAGGTAATCGAGTCGACACTCCTTCAAACGATTTGCCGACAATCGTCGAGGATATAGAGTAGGAATTGTACGACAGCGTCTTCGCTGATCCTCGAAAAATACTATGCATCGTTATCAGATGCAGTTACGCTATTGCTCTTCTCTCAATTTAATTCTTTGTAATGGAAAAGACATGTCACAGAATG from Pocillopora verrucosa isolate sample1 chromosome 2, ASM3666991v2, whole genome shotgun sequence includes the following:
- the LOC131782553 gene encoding phosphatidylserine decarboxylase proenzyme, mitochondrial isoform X3; translation: MHSIFRGSAKTLSYNSYSISSTIVGKSFEGVSTRLPILYSKVTILGFYRSFSHSQRGARRLGTAVRSYMRTLRWFSIPASVGFAYVCYQQFWHIREREKRKLHAGESLEPSQWQVALFKKLPTRACSRALGAVCDIDLPPWLRKPIIGSYSWYFACNVTEAVEEEIVNYSSLGAFFRRQLKPDARRICDASCIVSPADGTVLHFGEVQNDLVEQVKGITYSMKTFLGPNQPSASTYKELESNDNKKLYHCVIYLGPGDYHSFHSPSEWNVKQRRHFPGDLFSVHPGIARMVAGLFNHNERVVLTGTWKHGFFSFTAVGAYNVGSINLKFDQDLKTNCPGRYSEGSFDECDYISDEPNGVSLVRGERMGAFNLGSTIVLIFEAPTDFKFDVQPGQKLKYGEPVGSSREDTD